Proteins encoded within one genomic window of Saccharopolyspora pogona:
- a CDS encoding glycine C-acetyltransferase, protein MYTIADDVRAELAEIRAAGLYKDERVLDSPQSARVGVGGAELLNFCANNYLGLADHPALLAAAEEALAKWGFGMASVRFICGTQAPHKELERRLSGFLGTDDTILYSSCFDANGGVFETLLDDRDAVISDELNHASIIDGIRLSKARRGRYRNRDMADLERLLQENTDARRKLVVTDGVFSMDGYLAPLDEICALAEKYGALVMVDDSHAVGFTGPTGAGTPELFGVSDRVDVVTGTLGKALGGASGGYVSGRAEIVELLRQRSRPYLFSNSLAPSIVAASLAALDLVAAQPELRERLRRNSALFRRRMAEEGFDLLPGEHPIIPVMIGDAAEAARMADLLLGEGVYVIGFSYPVVPVGKARIRTQMSAAHRADDVERAVSAFVAARERMGTIAR, encoded by the coding sequence ATGTACACGATCGCTGACGACGTCCGGGCTGAGCTGGCCGAGATCCGGGCCGCCGGCCTGTACAAGGACGAGCGGGTGCTGGATTCGCCGCAGAGCGCGCGAGTGGGTGTCGGCGGCGCCGAGCTGCTGAACTTCTGCGCCAACAACTACCTGGGGTTGGCGGATCATCCCGCGCTGCTCGCCGCCGCCGAGGAGGCGCTGGCGAAGTGGGGTTTCGGGATGGCTTCGGTGCGGTTCATCTGCGGCACGCAGGCCCCGCACAAGGAGTTGGAGCGGCGACTCTCGGGGTTCCTCGGCACCGATGACACGATCCTGTACAGCTCGTGCTTCGATGCCAACGGCGGGGTTTTCGAGACCCTGCTCGACGATCGCGACGCGGTGATCTCCGATGAGCTCAACCACGCGAGCATCATCGACGGCATCCGGCTGTCCAAGGCCCGCCGCGGCCGGTACCGGAATCGCGACATGGCCGACCTGGAGCGGCTGTTGCAGGAGAACACCGACGCGCGGCGCAAGCTCGTCGTCACCGATGGCGTGTTCTCGATGGACGGCTACCTGGCTCCGCTGGACGAGATCTGCGCGCTCGCCGAGAAGTACGGGGCGCTGGTGATGGTCGACGATTCGCACGCGGTCGGGTTCACCGGGCCGACCGGGGCGGGCACCCCGGAGCTGTTCGGCGTCTCCGACCGGGTCGACGTCGTCACCGGGACGCTGGGCAAGGCGCTCGGCGGGGCCAGCGGCGGCTACGTGTCCGGGCGGGCCGAGATCGTCGAGCTGTTGCGGCAGCGCTCCCGGCCTTACCTGTTCTCGAACTCGCTCGCGCCGTCGATCGTGGCGGCTTCGCTGGCCGCGCTGGACTTGGTGGCCGCGCAGCCAGAGTTGCGGGAGCGGCTGCGGCGCAACAGTGCGCTGTTCCGGCGCCGCATGGCCGAGGAGGGCTTCGACCTGCTGCCGGGCGAGCACCCGATCATTCCGGTGATGATCGGCGACGCGGCCGAGGCCGCACGGATGGCGGACTTGCTGCTGGGGGAGGGCGTCTACGTCATCGGCTTCTCCTACCCGGTGGTGCCCGTGGGCAAGGCCCGTATCCGCACCCAGATGTCGGCCGCGCACCGCGCCGACGACGTGGAACGTGCGGTTTCGGCGTTCGTCGCGGCCCGCGAACGGATGGGTACCATCGCCCGGTGA
- the tdh gene encoding L-threonine 3-dehydrogenase has protein sequence MRALVKTSPAPGLELTELPDPAPGPDEVVVRVMRTGICGTDLHIASWDEWAARTVPTPLVVGHEFAGEVVATGAAVTRAAVGDFVSGEGHLVCGRCRNCLAGRRHLCAHTEGLGVHRNGAFAEFAVLPEQNVWVHRGEVDPDVAAIFDPFGNAVHTALSFPVVGEDVLITGAGPIGLMAASVAKHAGARHVVITDVSEHRLELARRVGVDLAVDVSQARVADAQQQLGLSEGFDVAMEVSGKPEALREVVANMAHGGRIAMLGLPAEDFSLDWSAVVFKMLTVKGIYGREMFETWYSMSVLLESGLDLTPVITHRFPYTEHAEAFETARSGHCGKVILDWTTKGSA, from the coding sequence TTGCGCGCTCTGGTGAAGACCTCGCCCGCGCCCGGCCTGGAGCTGACCGAACTCCCCGACCCGGCGCCCGGCCCGGACGAGGTCGTGGTGCGGGTGATGCGCACCGGGATCTGCGGCACGGACCTGCACATCGCGTCGTGGGACGAGTGGGCGGCCCGCACCGTGCCGACCCCGCTGGTGGTAGGGCACGAATTCGCCGGTGAGGTGGTGGCCACCGGTGCTGCAGTCACCCGGGCCGCGGTCGGCGACTTCGTCAGCGGCGAGGGTCATCTGGTGTGCGGCCGGTGCCGCAACTGCCTCGCCGGCCGCCGTCACCTGTGCGCGCACACGGAAGGTCTCGGGGTGCACCGCAACGGCGCGTTCGCCGAGTTCGCGGTGCTGCCGGAGCAGAACGTGTGGGTTCATCGCGGCGAGGTCGATCCGGACGTGGCGGCGATCTTCGACCCGTTCGGCAACGCGGTGCACACCGCGCTCAGCTTCCCGGTCGTAGGCGAGGACGTGCTGATCACCGGTGCCGGTCCGATCGGGTTGATGGCGGCGAGCGTGGCCAAGCACGCGGGCGCGCGGCACGTGGTGATCACCGACGTCAGCGAGCACCGGTTGGAGCTGGCGCGCCGCGTCGGTGTGGATCTTGCCGTGGACGTTTCGCAGGCGCGGGTCGCCGACGCGCAGCAGCAGCTGGGGCTGAGCGAGGGCTTCGACGTCGCGATGGAGGTTTCCGGGAAGCCTGAGGCGTTGCGGGAGGTCGTGGCGAACATGGCGCACGGCGGCCGGATCGCGATGCTGGGGCTGCCGGCCGAGGACTTCTCGCTGGACTGGAGCGCGGTGGTGTTCAAGATGCTCACCGTCAAGGGCATCTACGGGCGCGAGATGTTCGAGACCTGGTATTCGATGTCGGTGCTGCTGGAGTCCGGGCTGGACCTGACGCCGGTGATCACGCACCGCTTCCCGTACACGGAGCACGCCGAGGCGTTCGAGACGGCTCGCAGCGGCCACTGCGGCAAGGTCATCCTCGACTGGACAACGAAGGGGTCCGCCTGA
- a CDS encoding DUF6104 family protein — translation MYFTDRGIEELEDRRGDDAVTLAWVADRMRAFVDLNPDFEDATERLATFLARDDADDE, via the coding sequence GTGTACTTCACCGACCGCGGCATTGAGGAACTCGAAGATCGTCGCGGTGATGACGCGGTCACGTTGGCCTGGGTCGCCGACCGGATGCGGGCCTTCGTGGACCTCAACCCCGATTTCGAGGACGCCACCGAACGCCTCGCCACCTTCCTCGCCCGCGACGACGCCGACGACGAGTGA
- a CDS encoding multifunctional oxoglutarate decarboxylase/oxoglutarate dehydrogenase thiamine pyrophosphate-binding subunit/dihydrolipoyllysine-residue succinyltransferase subunit → MYEQFLQDPTSVDSAWHEFFADYKPGQAATENTAAAAAAAAAPTTTATVTRPSETNGQAPPAAATSAPPASKPAPKPSPQQAARAAPVKEPQAGGDVKTLRGAAAAIAKNMDQSLTVPTATSVRAVPAKLLFDNRIVINNHLKRNKGGKVSFTHLIGYALVRAVRDFPNMNRHYGEDAKGKPAAVTPEHINLGLAIDLPAKDGSRNLVVASIKGCEDMTFHQFWQAYEDIIRKARGSALTADDFAGTTISLTNPGPSGTNHSVPRLTKGQSAIIGVGAMDYPAEFQGASEKALVDMGISKIVTLTSTYDHRVIQGAESGDFLRKMHQLLLGEDGFFDDIFASLRIPYEPVRWTQDIPEGAVDKTARVLELIDAYRTRGHLMADIDPLNYRQRRHEDLDVLSHSLTLWDLDREFAVGGFAGKEHMKLRDVLGVLRDSYCRTVGVEYMHILEPDEREWLQQRVEKPHTKPEPSEQKYILSKLNAAEAFETFLQTKYVGQKRFSLEGAETVVPLLDAVLDTSAAHELDEVVIGMPHRGRLNVLANIVGKPISQIFREFEGNLDPGQAHGSGDVKYHLGAEGKYFRMFGDGETKVSLTSNPSHLEAVDPVLEGIVRAKQDILDKGQEGFTVLPVLLHGDAAFAGQGVVAETLNLSLLRGYRTGGTVHVIVNNQVGYTTAPEHSRSSKYCTDVAKMIGAPVFHVNGDDPEACVWVAKLAVAYRQAFGKDVVIDMVCYRRRGHNEGDDPSMTQPKIYDAIDKMRSVRKVYTEALIGRGDITVEEAEKALKDYAAQLEHVFNEVRELEKHPPAPSPSVESEQQVPRGLTTAIPRETVERIADSHINLPEGFTPHPRVKPVLERRAKMGREGGIDWAFGELLAFGSLVMEGRQVRLTGQDSRRGTFVQRHSVLIDRKDNSEFTPLQNLSDDQAKFLVYDSALSEFAAVGFEYGYSVGNPDSLVLWEAQFGDFFNGAQSIIDEFISSGEAKWGQRSDVVMLLPHGHEGQGPDHTSGRIERWLQLCAEGSMTVAMPSTPANYFHLLRRHALDGIHRPLVVFTPKSMLRLKAATSPVEDFTEGKFTSVIDDLKQPDPAAVRNVVLCTGKLYYELAAHRDKHGITDTAIVRLEQLYPLPHRKLGALFERYPNATSIRWTQEEPANQGAWPFLGLALPELFPQLVGKLQRVSRRPMAAPATGLAKVHEVEQAEVVQNAFA, encoded by the coding sequence CCCAAGCCGTCGCCGCAGCAGGCTGCCAGGGCCGCTCCGGTGAAGGAGCCCCAGGCTGGCGGGGACGTCAAGACGCTTCGCGGGGCCGCTGCCGCGATCGCCAAGAACATGGATCAGTCGCTGACCGTGCCGACCGCGACGAGCGTGCGCGCGGTGCCGGCCAAGCTGCTGTTCGACAACCGCATCGTCATCAACAACCACCTCAAGCGGAACAAGGGCGGCAAGGTCTCCTTCACGCACCTGATCGGCTACGCGCTGGTCCGGGCGGTCCGGGACTTCCCGAACATGAACCGCCACTACGGCGAGGACGCCAAGGGCAAGCCCGCTGCCGTCACGCCGGAGCACATCAACCTGGGCCTGGCGATCGACCTGCCGGCCAAGGACGGGTCTCGCAACCTCGTGGTCGCCTCCATCAAGGGCTGCGAGGACATGACGTTCCACCAGTTCTGGCAGGCCTACGAGGACATCATCCGCAAGGCCCGCGGCAGCGCCCTGACCGCCGACGACTTCGCCGGCACCACGATCTCGCTGACCAACCCCGGCCCGTCCGGCACCAACCACTCGGTGCCGCGGCTGACCAAGGGTCAGAGCGCGATCATCGGCGTCGGCGCGATGGACTACCCGGCGGAGTTCCAGGGCGCCAGCGAGAAGGCGCTGGTCGACATGGGCATCAGCAAGATCGTGACGCTGACGTCCACCTACGACCACCGGGTCATCCAGGGCGCGGAGTCCGGCGACTTCCTCCGCAAGATGCACCAGCTGCTGCTGGGCGAGGACGGGTTCTTCGACGACATCTTCGCCTCGCTGCGCATCCCGTACGAGCCGGTGCGCTGGACGCAGGACATCCCCGAGGGCGCGGTGGACAAGACCGCCCGCGTGCTCGAGCTGATCGACGCGTACCGCACCCGCGGCCACCTGATGGCCGACATCGACCCGCTGAACTACCGGCAGCGGCGGCACGAGGACCTCGACGTCCTCTCGCACAGCCTCACCCTGTGGGACCTGGACCGGGAGTTCGCCGTCGGCGGCTTCGCCGGCAAGGAGCACATGAAGCTCCGCGACGTGCTGGGCGTGCTGCGCGACTCCTACTGCCGCACTGTCGGCGTCGAGTACATGCACATCCTCGAACCCGACGAGCGCGAATGGCTGCAGCAGCGGGTCGAGAAGCCGCACACCAAGCCCGAGCCGTCCGAGCAGAAGTACATTCTGTCGAAGCTCAACGCGGCCGAGGCGTTCGAGACGTTCCTGCAGACCAAGTACGTCGGGCAGAAGCGGTTCTCGCTGGAAGGCGCCGAGACCGTGGTGCCGCTGCTGGACGCAGTGCTGGACACCTCGGCGGCGCACGAGCTCGACGAGGTCGTCATCGGCATGCCGCACCGCGGTCGGCTGAACGTGCTGGCCAACATCGTCGGCAAGCCGATCTCGCAGATCTTCCGGGAGTTTGAGGGCAACCTGGACCCGGGGCAGGCGCACGGTTCCGGCGACGTCAAGTACCACCTCGGTGCCGAGGGCAAGTACTTCCGGATGTTCGGCGACGGCGAGACGAAGGTGTCGCTGACATCGAACCCGTCGCACCTGGAAGCCGTCGACCCGGTGCTCGAGGGCATCGTCCGCGCCAAGCAGGACATCCTGGACAAGGGCCAGGAGGGCTTCACCGTCCTGCCGGTGCTGCTGCATGGTGACGCCGCGTTCGCCGGCCAGGGCGTGGTCGCCGAGACACTGAACCTGTCGCTGCTGCGGGGCTACCGCACCGGTGGCACGGTGCACGTGATCGTCAACAACCAGGTCGGTTACACCACTGCGCCGGAGCACTCGCGCTCCAGCAAGTACTGCACCGACGTGGCGAAGATGATCGGTGCCCCGGTGTTCCACGTCAACGGTGACGACCCGGAGGCCTGCGTCTGGGTCGCCAAGCTGGCCGTGGCGTACCGCCAGGCGTTCGGCAAGGACGTCGTGATCGACATGGTTTGCTACCGCCGCCGCGGGCACAACGAGGGCGACGACCCGTCGATGACGCAGCCGAAGATCTACGACGCGATCGACAAGATGCGCAGCGTCCGCAAGGTCTACACCGAGGCTCTGATCGGCCGCGGCGACATCACCGTCGAAGAGGCCGAGAAGGCCCTGAAGGACTACGCCGCTCAGCTGGAGCACGTGTTCAACGAGGTCCGCGAGTTGGAGAAGCACCCGCCGGCGCCGAGCCCGTCGGTGGAGTCCGAGCAGCAGGTGCCGCGCGGGCTGACGACCGCGATCCCGCGGGAGACCGTGGAGCGCATCGCCGATTCGCACATCAACCTGCCCGAGGGCTTCACCCCGCACCCGCGCGTCAAGCCGGTGCTGGAGCGGCGCGCCAAGATGGGCCGCGAGGGCGGCATCGACTGGGCGTTCGGCGAGCTGTTGGCGTTCGGCTCGCTGGTCATGGAGGGCCGCCAGGTGCGCCTGACCGGTCAGGACAGCCGGCGAGGCACGTTCGTCCAGCGGCACTCGGTGCTCATCGACCGCAAGGACAACTCCGAGTTCACTCCGCTGCAGAACCTGTCGGACGACCAGGCGAAGTTCCTGGTCTACGACTCGGCGCTGTCGGAGTTCGCGGCCGTGGGCTTCGAGTACGGCTACTCGGTCGGCAACCCCGACTCCCTGGTGCTGTGGGAAGCGCAGTTCGGCGACTTCTTCAACGGCGCCCAGTCGATCATCGACGAGTTCATCTCGTCCGGTGAGGCGAAGTGGGGCCAGCGGTCCGACGTGGTCATGCTGCTGCCGCACGGGCACGAGGGCCAGGGCCCAGACCACACGTCCGGTCGCATCGAGCGGTGGCTGCAACTGTGCGCCGAGGGGTCGATGACGGTTGCGATGCCGTCGACTCCGGCGAACTACTTCCACTTGCTGCGCCGTCACGCGCTGGACGGCATCCACCGCCCGCTGGTGGTGTTCACGCCGAAGTCGATGCTGCGGTTGAAGGCCGCGACCAGTCCGGTCGAGGACTTCACCGAAGGCAAGTTCACCTCGGTGATCGACGACCTGAAGCAGCCCGACCCGGCTGCGGTGCGCAACGTGGTGCTGTGCACCGGCAAGCTGTACTACGAGCTGGCGGCGCACCGGGACAAGCACGGCATCACCGACACTGCGATCGTCCGGCTGGAGCAGCTCTACCCGCTGCCGCACCGCAAGCTGGGCGCGCTGTTCGAGCGGTACCCGAACGCCACGTCGATCCGGTGGACGCAGGAAGAGCCAGCCAACCAGGGTGCCTGGCCGTTCCTGGGCCTGGCCCTGCCGGAGCTGTTCCCGCAGCTGGTCGGCAAGCTTCAGCGGGTCTCGCGCCGTCCGATGGCTGCCCCGGCCACCGGCCTGGCCAAGGTCCACGAGGTCGAGCAGGCCGAGGTCGTGCAGAACGCCTTCGCCTGA